In Erigeron canadensis isolate Cc75 chromosome 6, C_canadensis_v1, whole genome shotgun sequence, the following are encoded in one genomic region:
- the LOC122604354 gene encoding uncharacterized protein LOC122604354 produces MPQKGIQVCEVFDVWGIDFIGPFPPSHKYKYTLVAVDYVSKWAEAKALPTNDAKSVIDFLKNLFSRFGMPKVLISDRGSHFANAQLEKVLKRYGVNHRFLTAYHPQTSGQEENTNRALKRILEKIVTDNPKNWALRLDDALWAFRKAYKTPIGTTPYNLVYGKTCHLPLEIEHKAYWALKNLNLDMLEAGDRRLLQLHELDETRWMAYENSKLYKERTKAWHDKRIKAKRFKEGDLVLLFNSRFKLKSPKFKPKWSGPYLLLRAYSSGYVELRAKNGDSFIVNGQRIKVYNQEIGEREVDLRDEFTFKMT; encoded by the coding sequence ATGCCACAGAAAGGCAtacaggtatgtgaagtttttgatgtttggggcatagaTTTTATCGGACCATTTCCACCATCTCATAAGTATAAGTACACACTTGTAGCAGTAGATTACGTGTCAAAGTGGGCTGAAGCCAAGGCTTTACCTACAAATGATGCCAAGTCTGTCATAGATTTCCTTAAGAATTTGTTTAGTAGGTTTGGTATGCCAAAAGTCTTAATTAGTGATAGGGGTAGTCATTTTGCTAATGCTCAGCTAGAAAAAGTGCTTAAGAGGTATGGGGTCAACCATAGATTTTTGACAGCTTACCACCCTCAAACTAGTGGACAAGAAGAGAATACAAATAGAGCACTTAaaagaatcttagaaaagataGTTACCGATAACCCCAAAAATTGGGCACTTAGGTTAGATGATGCACTTTGGGCATTTAGGAAAGCATATAAGACACCTATAGGAACAACACCATATAATTTAGTTTATGGCAAAACTTGTCATTTGCCATTAGAGATCGAacataaggcttattgggcacTTAAGAACTTAAATCTTGATATGTTAGAGGCAGGAGATAGGAGACTTTTACAGCTTCATGAATTAGATGAAACTAGGTGGATGgcttatgaaaattcaaagttgtataaagaaagaacaaaagcTTGGCATGACAAGAGAATAAAGGCTAAAAGATTTAAGGAAGGAGATTTAGTGTTACTTTTCAATTCTAGGTTCAAACTTAAATCACCTAAGTTCAAACCAAAATGGTCAGGACCATACTTATTACTTAGAGCATATTCCTCAGGTTATGTAGAATTAAGGGCCAAAAATGGAGATAGTTTTATAGTTAATGGACAGAGAATTAAGGTGTATAACCAAGAAATAGGAGAAAGGGAAGTCGACCTACGGGACGAGTTCACTTTCAAAATGACTTAG